A stretch of the Vigna radiata var. radiata cultivar VC1973A chromosome 7, Vradiata_ver6, whole genome shotgun sequence genome encodes the following:
- the LOC106768258 gene encoding serine/arginine repetitive matrix protein 2 isoform X2 — MGDRGSSAAKPIWMKQAEEAKLKSEAEKAAAAKAAFEATFKGLEKNREKGGGVVQSDSESEEYEDLAHKPIGPVDPSKCTAAGTGIAGGTACAPSSFVVVAKDADERKVSNGGAQIKVRVTPGLGVGGSEQEGMVKDMGDGTYTVTYVVPKRGNYMVSVECNGRPIMGSPFPVFFSAAGNGSGGLLGLAPASTFPNLVNQTMPNMPNYSGSVSGAFPGLLGMIPGVVAGASGGAILPGIGASLGEVCRDYLNGRCAKVDCKLNHPPHNLLMTALAATTSMGTLSQAPMAPSAAAMAAAQAIVAAQALQAHAAQVQAQSAKDSSEYSKPEEATAALALNNIDVGGRPLNVEMAKSLPQKPSVANSSLASSSLPLMMQQAVAMQQMQFQQALLMQQTMTAQQAANRAATMKSATELAAARAAEISKKLNPDGLESEAKEAKQKSRSPSLPRGRSRSKSRSPINYRRRRRSRSYSPVRHSRDHRSRSPLRSHHYSSYERERRYRDIREHDRYRKRDLDRSLDYRLSASRRNKSRSVSPHTRKSSVSPKHHRETSPHRGRKQSRADSGSPSRHRGRSSPKTDEKKLRNRRRSRSRSSDDNRIHYSKNEEILHGKSKQKERIRSRSASVDEKPHRRSRSSPKKVDESRSRYKKRSRSKSVDDKHDSPERLDKNRYRRLRHNDKRHSRSRSTENRDQSDARVDESKNEKSKHRDSRRGRSKSIEGKHRSKDKSGENRDKKSKHRDRRRSRSISFEGELEKRGTSPRINLDERNFELKQPSSKFPEGKHHSGDKYANRDEKSDHQKKTPPKSKSKQFDVSGSFQGNFEDYDSKGKSQSDSGSAEVKHNLNDGEDTTCEENSKLSGDVKDSITLNDTEMLTSVNGNYKLEGSNEADDNPGWICVEEVGNVKY, encoded by the exons ATGGGGGATCGGGGTTCGAGCGCCGCGAAACCGATTTGGATGAAGCAAGCGGAGGAGGCGAAGCTGAAGAGCGAGGCGGAGAAGGCCGCGGCGGCGAAGGCGGCTTTCGAGGCCACGTTCAAGGGTTTGGAGAAGAATCGCGAGAAGGGTGGTGGTGTCGTTCAATCGGACAGCGAGTCGGAGGAGTACGAGGACCTGGCTCATAAGCCCATTGGGCCCGTCGATCCCTCCAAGTGCACTGCCGCCGGGACCGGGATCGCCGGTGGAACTGCGTGTGCTCCGTCATCGTTTGTGGTGGTTGCTAAGGACGCCGATGAGAGGAAGGTTTCCAATGGGGGTGCGCAAATCAAGGTGAGGGTGACGCCCGGGTTGGGTGTTGGAGGGTCTGAGCAAGAAGGGATGGTGAAGGATATGGGTGATGGAACTTACACTGTGACATATGTGGTGCCCAAGCGAGGGAATTATATGGTCAGTGTTGAGTGTAATGGGAGGCCTATCATGGGGAGTCCCTTTCCTGTGTTTTTCAGTGCAGCAG GTAATGGTAGTGGAGGGCTGCTGGGTTTAGCTCCTGCATCTACATTTCCAAATCTGGTTAATCAAACTATGCCCAACATGCCAAATTACTCTGGGTCAGTTTCAGGGGCATTCCCTGGATTGTTGGGAATGATTCCAGGGGTTGTTGCTGGAGCTTCTGGGGGTGCTATTTTGCCTGGCATTGGTGCCTCACTTGGGGAAGTTTGTCGTGATTACCTCAATGGGCGTTGTGCAAAAGTAGATTGTAAGTTGAATCATCCACCTCATAATTTGCTAATGACTGCCTTAGCTGCGACAACCTCAATGGGAACACTTAGCCAAGCTCCTATGGCACCTTCTGCTGCTGCAATGGCTGCAGCTCAGGCAATAGTTGCTGCCCAAGCCCTTCAAGCGCATGCAGCTCAGGTGCAAGCTCAGTCTGCGAAAGATTCTTCTG AGTACTCAAAGCCTGAAGAGGCAACTGCTGCTCTGGCGTTAAACAACATAGATGTTGGTGGGCGCCCTTTGAATGTTGAAATGGCAAAATCACTTCCACAAAAGCCATCGGTGGCGAATTCTTCACTTGCTTCGTCATCTCTTCCTCTGATGATGCAGCAAGCTGTTGCAATGCAACAGATGCAATTCCAGCAAGCATTGCTGATGCAACAGACCATGACTGCACAGCAGGCTGCTAATCGAGCTGCAACCATGAAATCTGCCACAGAGCTAGCTGCAGCCCGAGCTGcagaaataagtaaaaaattgaATCCTGATGGACTTGAAAGTGAAGCAAAAGAGGCGAAGCAAAAATCCAG ATCACCCTCTCTCCCTCGTGGAAGATCTCGATCAAAATCAAGATCTCCCATCAATTACCGAAGAAGGAGAAGATCTCGCTCTTATTCACCTGTGCGTCATTCTAGGGATCATCGTTCTCGGTCACCATTGAGGTCACATCATTACTCGAGCTATGAAAGGGAAAGGCGCTATAGAGATATTAGGGAACATGATAGGTACAGAAAACGAGATTTGGATAGGTCACTTGATTATCGTTTATCTGCTTCTAGAAGGAACAAAAGTAGGAGTGTTAGTCCTCATACACGGAAATCATCTGTTTCTCCAAAACATCATAGAGAAACTTCACCTCATAGAGGAAGGAAACAGTCCCGTGCTGATTCAGGCTCTCCTAGCCGTCACAGAGGTAGGTCTTCTCCAAAGactgatgaaaaaaaattaagaaacagaAGGCGCTCAAGGTCAAGATCATCAGATGATAATAGGATTCACTATAGCAAAAATGAAGAAATCTTGCATGGAAAATCTAAACAAAAAGAGAGAATTCGTTCCAGGTCAGCATCTGTTGATGAAAAGCCTCACAGAAGGAGCCGGTCATCGCCGAAAAAAGTGGATGAAAGTAGATCCAGATACAAAAAACGCTCAAGGTCTAAATCTGTGGATGATAAGCATGATTCACCTGAGAGATTGGATAAAAACAGATATAGAAGATTGAGGCATAATGATAAAAGGCACTCTAGGTCAAGATCTACAGAAAACAGGGATCAGTCTGATGCCAGGGTGGATGAAAGCAAAAATGAAAAGTCAAAACATCGGGATTCTAGAAGGGGCAGGTCAAAATCTATTGAAGGGAAGCATCGCTCTAAAGATAAATCTGGTGAAAATAGAGATAAGAAATCAAAACATCGAGATAGAAGGCGTTCAAGGTCAATATCATTTGAAGGTGAGCTGGAGAAAAGAGGCACTTCACCCCGTATTAATTTGGATGAGAGGAATTTTGAACTGAAACAGCCCAGTTCAAAGTTCCCTGAAGGCAAGCATCACTCCGGTGATAAATATGCAAATAGAGATGAAAAATCAGATCATCAAAAGAAAACCCCAcctaaatcaaaatcaaaacaatttgATGTGAGTGGGTCCTTCCAAGGAAATTTCGAGGATTATGATTCAAAGGGGAAATCACAATCTGATTCTGGATCTGCAGAAGTTAAGCATAATTTGAATGATGGAGAAGATACTACCTGTGAAGAAAACTCAAAACTTTCTGGAGATGTCAAGGACTCAATTACCCTTAATGATACTGAGATGCTGACCTCAGTGAATGGTAACTACAAGTTAGAAGGGTCAAATGAAGCTGATGATAACCCAG GATGGATATGCGTGGAAGAAGTgggaaatgtaaaatattaa
- the LOC106768258 gene encoding uncharacterized protein LOC106768258 isoform X1 has translation MGDRGSSAAKPIWMKQAEEAKLKSEAEKAAAAKAAFEATFKGLEKNREKGGGVVQSDSESEEYEDLAHKPIGPVDPSKCTAAGTGIAGGTACAPSSFVVVAKDADERKVSNGGAQIKVRVTPGLGVGGSEQEGMVKDMGDGTYTVTYVVPKRGNYMVSVECNGRPIMGSPFPVFFSAAGNGSGGLLGLAPASTFPNLVNQTMPNMPNYSGSVSGAFPGLLGMIPGVVAGASGGAILPGIGASLGEVCRDYLNGRCAKVDCKLNHPPHNLLMTALAATTSMGTLSQAPMAPSAAAMAAAQAIVAAQALQAHAAQVQAQSAKDSSGSPEKSSKDDALKKTLQVSNLSPLLTVEQLKQLFAFCGTVVECTITDSKHFAYIEYSKPEEATAALALNNIDVGGRPLNVEMAKSLPQKPSVANSSLASSSLPLMMQQAVAMQQMQFQQALLMQQTMTAQQAANRAATMKSATELAAARAAEISKKLNPDGLESEAKEAKQKSRSPSLPRGRSRSKSRSPINYRRRRRSRSYSPVRHSRDHRSRSPLRSHHYSSYERERRYRDIREHDRYRKRDLDRSLDYRLSASRRNKSRSVSPHTRKSSVSPKHHRETSPHRGRKQSRADSGSPSRHRGRSSPKTDEKKLRNRRRSRSRSSDDNRIHYSKNEEILHGKSKQKERIRSRSASVDEKPHRRSRSSPKKVDESRSRYKKRSRSKSVDDKHDSPERLDKNRYRRLRHNDKRHSRSRSTENRDQSDARVDESKNEKSKHRDSRRGRSKSIEGKHRSKDKSGENRDKKSKHRDRRRSRSISFEGELEKRGTSPRINLDERNFELKQPSSKFPEGKHHSGDKYANRDEKSDHQKKTPPKSKSKQFDVSGSFQGNFEDYDSKGKSQSDSGSAEVKHNLNDGEDTTCEENSKLSGDVKDSITLNDTEMLTSVNGNYKLEGSNEADDNPGWICVEEVGNVKY, from the exons ATGGGGGATCGGGGTTCGAGCGCCGCGAAACCGATTTGGATGAAGCAAGCGGAGGAGGCGAAGCTGAAGAGCGAGGCGGAGAAGGCCGCGGCGGCGAAGGCGGCTTTCGAGGCCACGTTCAAGGGTTTGGAGAAGAATCGCGAGAAGGGTGGTGGTGTCGTTCAATCGGACAGCGAGTCGGAGGAGTACGAGGACCTGGCTCATAAGCCCATTGGGCCCGTCGATCCCTCCAAGTGCACTGCCGCCGGGACCGGGATCGCCGGTGGAACTGCGTGTGCTCCGTCATCGTTTGTGGTGGTTGCTAAGGACGCCGATGAGAGGAAGGTTTCCAATGGGGGTGCGCAAATCAAGGTGAGGGTGACGCCCGGGTTGGGTGTTGGAGGGTCTGAGCAAGAAGGGATGGTGAAGGATATGGGTGATGGAACTTACACTGTGACATATGTGGTGCCCAAGCGAGGGAATTATATGGTCAGTGTTGAGTGTAATGGGAGGCCTATCATGGGGAGTCCCTTTCCTGTGTTTTTCAGTGCAGCAG GTAATGGTAGTGGAGGGCTGCTGGGTTTAGCTCCTGCATCTACATTTCCAAATCTGGTTAATCAAACTATGCCCAACATGCCAAATTACTCTGGGTCAGTTTCAGGGGCATTCCCTGGATTGTTGGGAATGATTCCAGGGGTTGTTGCTGGAGCTTCTGGGGGTGCTATTTTGCCTGGCATTGGTGCCTCACTTGGGGAAGTTTGTCGTGATTACCTCAATGGGCGTTGTGCAAAAGTAGATTGTAAGTTGAATCATCCACCTCATAATTTGCTAATGACTGCCTTAGCTGCGACAACCTCAATGGGAACACTTAGCCAAGCTCCTATGGCACCTTCTGCTGCTGCAATGGCTGCAGCTCAGGCAATAGTTGCTGCCCAAGCCCTTCAAGCGCATGCAGCTCAGGTGCAAGCTCAGTCTGCGAAAGATTCTTCTG GTTCTCCTGAAAAGTCTAGTAAAGATGATGCATTGAAGAAAACCCTTCAAGTTAGCAATCTTAGCCCTCTTCTCACTGTGGAACAGCTAAAGCAACTCTTTGCATTCTGTGGCACTGTAGTTGAATGTACGATCACTGATTCAAAGCATTTTGCTTATATAGAGTACTCAAAGCCTGAAGAGGCAACTGCTGCTCTGGCGTTAAACAACATAGATGTTGGTGGGCGCCCTTTGAATGTTGAAATGGCAAAATCACTTCCACAAAAGCCATCGGTGGCGAATTCTTCACTTGCTTCGTCATCTCTTCCTCTGATGATGCAGCAAGCTGTTGCAATGCAACAGATGCAATTCCAGCAAGCATTGCTGATGCAACAGACCATGACTGCACAGCAGGCTGCTAATCGAGCTGCAACCATGAAATCTGCCACAGAGCTAGCTGCAGCCCGAGCTGcagaaataagtaaaaaattgaATCCTGATGGACTTGAAAGTGAAGCAAAAGAGGCGAAGCAAAAATCCAG ATCACCCTCTCTCCCTCGTGGAAGATCTCGATCAAAATCAAGATCTCCCATCAATTACCGAAGAAGGAGAAGATCTCGCTCTTATTCACCTGTGCGTCATTCTAGGGATCATCGTTCTCGGTCACCATTGAGGTCACATCATTACTCGAGCTATGAAAGGGAAAGGCGCTATAGAGATATTAGGGAACATGATAGGTACAGAAAACGAGATTTGGATAGGTCACTTGATTATCGTTTATCTGCTTCTAGAAGGAACAAAAGTAGGAGTGTTAGTCCTCATACACGGAAATCATCTGTTTCTCCAAAACATCATAGAGAAACTTCACCTCATAGAGGAAGGAAACAGTCCCGTGCTGATTCAGGCTCTCCTAGCCGTCACAGAGGTAGGTCTTCTCCAAAGactgatgaaaaaaaattaagaaacagaAGGCGCTCAAGGTCAAGATCATCAGATGATAATAGGATTCACTATAGCAAAAATGAAGAAATCTTGCATGGAAAATCTAAACAAAAAGAGAGAATTCGTTCCAGGTCAGCATCTGTTGATGAAAAGCCTCACAGAAGGAGCCGGTCATCGCCGAAAAAAGTGGATGAAAGTAGATCCAGATACAAAAAACGCTCAAGGTCTAAATCTGTGGATGATAAGCATGATTCACCTGAGAGATTGGATAAAAACAGATATAGAAGATTGAGGCATAATGATAAAAGGCACTCTAGGTCAAGATCTACAGAAAACAGGGATCAGTCTGATGCCAGGGTGGATGAAAGCAAAAATGAAAAGTCAAAACATCGGGATTCTAGAAGGGGCAGGTCAAAATCTATTGAAGGGAAGCATCGCTCTAAAGATAAATCTGGTGAAAATAGAGATAAGAAATCAAAACATCGAGATAGAAGGCGTTCAAGGTCAATATCATTTGAAGGTGAGCTGGAGAAAAGAGGCACTTCACCCCGTATTAATTTGGATGAGAGGAATTTTGAACTGAAACAGCCCAGTTCAAAGTTCCCTGAAGGCAAGCATCACTCCGGTGATAAATATGCAAATAGAGATGAAAAATCAGATCATCAAAAGAAAACCCCAcctaaatcaaaatcaaaacaatttgATGTGAGTGGGTCCTTCCAAGGAAATTTCGAGGATTATGATTCAAAGGGGAAATCACAATCTGATTCTGGATCTGCAGAAGTTAAGCATAATTTGAATGATGGAGAAGATACTACCTGTGAAGAAAACTCAAAACTTTCTGGAGATGTCAAGGACTCAATTACCCTTAATGATACTGAGATGCTGACCTCAGTGAATGGTAACTACAAGTTAGAAGGGTCAAATGAAGCTGATGATAACCCAG GATGGATATGCGTGGAAGAAGTgggaaatgtaaaatattaa